From a single Phacochoerus africanus isolate WHEZ1 chromosome 11, ROS_Pafr_v1, whole genome shotgun sequence genomic region:
- the LOC125112175 gene encoding LOW QUALITY PROTEIN: zinc finger protein 425-like (The sequence of the model RefSeq protein was modified relative to this genomic sequence to represent the inferred CDS: inserted 2 bases in 2 codons; deleted 1 base in 1 codon; substituted 1 base at 1 genomic stop codon), protein MYLMTIGLTMAFEDEAFYFSEQEWEMLEKWQKELYQQEMKTNYETLDSLGYVFSKPDLITWMEQGRMLLIRDQGHLEKPRMTFSPSTEQLDLNVKLPCVEAFAERRVREELLSPGQPAPSLGGSHAAEALAVPRVWGYAVFLRGVCQGFHPAVQAGRAPRNANGESLPGLAVRSESFAGKAAAKAQRRAHSGKKPFAREHCDRKFTHRAKLTEHARAHAGKKXLQCPECQRSFRLQSNLQAHLFQRSGQKPFRCPDCGRHFSRRNALRAHERLHGRERPFSSGRCGRGFRRHSRLGCHGRVHARQSEFACERCARTFPRRSRLTQHLKVHAREKPLPCTQCGRSFSRRAHLAGHRRQHPXAEPLRCRECDKSFFWKASLKLHQRLHRGEKPFACGEXGKAYPQPSQLTEHRRIHSGEKPFQCPECGRSFRLKGTIKSHLLHHSGHKPFSCAKCGKSFTQQYRLTEHIRVHSGEKPFQCPQCDKSCCIRESLKVHLHMHSGEKPFRCPKCGKSFLQKRSLKTHLHHYREERPFACTKCGRSFTYMGALSTHLAAHAKEQPFRP, encoded by the exons ATGTACCTCATGACCATTGGG TTAACCATGGCATTTGAAGATGAGGCCTTCTACTTTTCGGAGCAAGAGTGGGAAATGCTGGAGAAGTGGCAGAAGGAGCTGTATCAGCAAGAAATGAAGACCAATTATGAGACCCTTGATTCCCTGG GCTATGTTTTTTCCAAGCCAGATTTGATTACCTGGATGGAACAAGGAAGAATGCTGTTAATCAGAGACCAAGGACACTTAGAGAAACCACGAATGACATTTAGCCCTTCAACTGAGCAGTTGGACTTGAATGTCAAGTTGCCATGTGTTG AAGCCTTTGCAGAGAGGCGGGTTCGAGAAGAGCTGCTGTCTCCAGGGCAGCCTGCTCCCTCCCTCGGGGGCTCACACGCAGCAGAGGCCCTTGCGGTGCCCCGAGTGTG GGGGTACGCCGTTTTCCTGCGAGGCGTGTGCCAAGGGTTTCACCCAGCAGTGCAAGCTGGCCGAGCACCTCGGAATGCAAACGGAGAATCCCTTCCTGGGCTCGCAGTGCGGTCAGAGAGCTTTGCCGGGAAGGCGGCGGCCAAGGCCCAACGGCGGGCCCATAGTGGCAAGAAGCCCTTTGCCCGTGAGCACTGCGATAGGAAGTTCACCCACAGGGCCAAGCTCACCGAACATGCCAGAGCTCACGCTGGGAAGA CGCTCCAGTGCCCTGAGTGTCAGAGGAGCTTCCGCCTCCAGAGCAACCTGCAGGCCCATCTCTTTCAACGCAGCGGGCAGAAGCCCTTCCGCTGCCCAGACTGCGGCCGGCACTTCTCCCGGAGGAACGCCCTGAGGGCGCACGAGCGGCTGCACGGCCGAGAGAGGCCCTTCTCCAGCGGGCGGTGTGGCCGAGGCTTCAGGCGGCACTCAAGGCTGGGGTGCCACGGCCGGGTCCACGCCCGGCAGAGCGAGTTCGCCTGCGAGCGGTGCGCCAGGACCTTCCCCCGACGGTCAAGGCTGACCCAGCACCTCAAGGTCCATGCCAGGGAGAAGCCCTTGCCCTGCACCCAGTGTGGCCGGAGCTTCAGCCGCCGCGCGCACCTCGCTGGGCACAGGAGGCAGCACC TGGCCGAGCCCCTCCGCTGCCGCGAGTGCGACAAGAGCTTCTTCTGGAAGGCCTCCCTGAAGCTCCACCAGCGGCTGCAC CGGGGTGAGAAGCCTTTCGCGTGCGGGGAGTGAGGCAAGGCCTACCCTCAGCCATCCCAGCTCACAGAGCACCGGAGGATCCACAGTGGGGAGAAACCCTTCCAGTGCCCCGAGTGTGGCCGGAGTTTCCGTCTCAAAGGAACCATAAAAAGTCACCTGCTCCATCACAGCGGCCACAAGCCTTTCTCCTGTGCAAAGTGCGGGAAAAGTTTCACCCAGCAGTACAGGCTCACGGAGCACATCCGCGTTCATAGTGGCGAGAAGCCCTTCCAGTGCCCGCAGTGTGACAAGAGCTGCTGCATCAGGGAAAGTCTGAAGGTGCACCTGCATATGCATAGTGGGGAGAAGCCCTTCAGGTGTCCCAAGTGTGGCAAGAGCTTTCTCCAGAAGAGAAGTCTGAAGACTCATCTGCACCATTACCGAGAGGAGAGGCCCTTTGCTTGTACCAAGTGTGGAAGGAGCTTCACCTACATGGGGGCACTCAGCACCCACCTCGCAGCACATGCCAAGGAGCAGCCCTTTAGGCCCTAG